Sequence from the Candidatus Sulfotelmatobacter sp. genome:
CGCGCCTCGCGCGAGCTGGCGACGCGCGGCCCGCTCTCGAGCACCACCGACTCGCTGCTGCGCGCTCTCGGCCGCGAGGTGGTGGTGGTCGAGCGCCGCGCCGGGGCGCCGGGCGACCTGGCCCGGCAGACCGTCGCGCCGCCAGCGAATTCAGCGGGCGCGCGCACCGGCGAGGCCAGGCGCGAGCCGCGCTACGCGTTGATCCGCGATGCCGGCGCGATGGCGTTCTGGCGGGTGGAGCTCCCGCGATGATCCGCTCGAAGCGCGTTCGAACTGCGCTGCTGGTGATGGGGTTGTTGCTCGTCCAGCTCGCTCTTCGCCATGGATTACTCGGCTCGCTCCCCGAATCGCTCCGCCTCACCCTCGCATTCTCGGCGTTGGTGCTCTTGCCGGGCTACGCGTTCGTCCGACTCGGTGCGCGCCCGAACGAGAGTGGGGCGTTCGTTCCGGTCTGGGCGCTGGGCATGGGAGTGGCCTGGAATGCTCTGCTGATTCTCGCGACCCGCATGAGCGGGGCGCGATTCACCGTGCTGCTCGACTGGAGCCCGGCAATCACGCTCGCACTCTGGCTGCTGGTCGGGGTGCTGCCACGGCGTCGAGCCAACCGAGACACCCCGCCCACTCCGGCCCGGCTGCGTGGGGCGGCGCTGGGACTGGTGCTCGTGGCCGCGGCACTGGCCGCTTTCCATGCCGGGCGGATGGGCGCGCCTGTCTACTACTCCAGCGATTCGCCCGATCACATCGCGACCATCCGCCGGATGCTGATCTCCGGCGACGCGTTTCCGCGAGACGCGTTCTTCCGCGACGCCGGCCCGGGCGGCGCCGATCCGCGCAAGGGACTGTGGCATCCGCAGGTGGCGCTGATCTGCGCGCTCGCGCATGTGGATCCCGCCGACGGCTGGCGGAAGCTGCCGGTCGCGATCGCCCCGCTCTTCATCCTCAACGCCGCCTGGTTCGGCTGGCTGAGCGCGCAGGGCGCCGGCGCCGCACTGTTCGCGTGGCTCGAACTCATCGTGCTGGCGGGCGCGATCAACTGGTGCCCGCTTCGCAAGGCCGACTTCGCCACCTTTCTCGGCGACCAGCTGGCGCTGGGTTGCGCCATCGCCGTTCTGAGCGATGCCGGGCGACCTTCGCGTGCCGCGCGCTGGACCGCGATTGGCATCGGGCTCGGCGCCATCGCCTGCCACGTGTTTGCGGCACTTCAATTCGCGCTCGTGTTCACCGCGCTCGCGGTGGCGCTGGCCATCCGCGAACGTTCGGTGCGCGGCCCGTCGTGGAGAGTGATGCGGACGGCGCTCACCCTCGGCCTCATCTCCCTGCCCTATCTGCTGTGGCGCGTTCACCAGTCCGGGCCGCCGGTGAACATCATCCACACCGAGCCGCAGGGATTGCTCTACGTCACCGATCGCATCCAGGTGGTGTCGATTGGAGTGCTGTGGGACTGGATGGGGATCCTGTGGGTGCTGTTCCCGATCTCGTGGTGGTGGCTGTGGCGCGAAGGCAAGCGCGATCCCGCGGCGCTTTACGCGTTCGCGACGTCGATCGCCGTCGCGCTGGTGATCTTCGATCCGCCGGTGGTGGCGCTGCTGGCGCCGAAGCTCGGCTACCTCCTCATGCGCTTGATCTGGATGGTGCCGGTCGCGCCGTTGATCGGCTGGCTGACGCTGGCGCTGATGCGCGCGATCCGCTCGGGCGCGCATCGGGCGCCCGCGGTCGTCGCGCTGGCCGCGCTCGGATTGTCGTTGGCGCCCACCGCGCGCGATGCCGCCGCGACCTTCTTGAACCCGGAGCCGATCATCGAGGTGGATCGCGACGAGAGCCCGTTCCGCTGGCGGGAAGCAATGACCTGGCTGGACACCCGCTTGCCGCCCGGACAAGTGGTGCTGTCGGATCCCGCCACCTCATACGGCATTCCGATGCTCACGCGCCAGTACGTGGTGACCCTGGTGGACCAGCACAGCTCGCCCAGCGACTCGACCGCGCTGACGCGGCTGCTCGATGCGCGCGACGCGCTCGACCCGTACGGCAGCTGGGAGCGGACACGCCAGGTGATCAAGCGCTGGGGTGCCACGATGATCGTGATCAATTCGGATTTCTCGAGCACGCCCCACTTCGCCTACTGGGAGCCGAGCGTCGAGTGGGCGGAAGCCGCGCGAGCGCGATTCGACTCGGCGCCGGCCGCATTCGAGCGCCTCGCCGACATTCGCGGGTTCACCATTTATCGAATCCATCCCCAGGCGCTCGACACCCTGAGCAGTCCGCCGCTCCCCCGGCCGTTCGTGGTGCCATTCGTCTCCGGTCGCTTCCCGATCGCGCATCGCTACGATGACCGGGCGCCGGCGATCCTCGATCTGCGCCTGTGGCCGCAGCGCGCGTCGCGCGGCGACTCGCTCACCGGCGTCGCCGAATGGCGCGCCCTTCGGCCGCTGCCGCCGGGTTCCTACGCGGTCGCGGTGCGCTTCGATCGCCCGTTGCCCGGCGGGTTCGAGCCACCCGCGCTGCTCGCGAAGCCCGCCCGCAAGCTGCTCGAGAAGCTCAATCACGAGCGCTACCGCTTCCGGCGCGATTATCTGCCGGTCGAAGGCGCCTACGGAGTGGACCTGTGGCGGCCCGATCAGGTGGTGCGAGACACCTTCGGAATGAGGATTCCTGGCGATGTCGCTCCAGGCTGGTATCGCGTGCAGATCCGGATGGTCCGCCAGCCGATCTATCCCATGCTTCGCCTGAGCGATTACTTCTTCGACCACGATTACTTTTCCGGCGTCGAGACGGGTACACTCGAAGTGCTCTCGCCCGCCGGCAGCCGCGAGCGCGGGAACTCACCTCCCCTCGAGGGGCACTGAGCATGTGCGGCATCAACGGCGTCTTCCACTACGGCTCCGACACCCCCGCCGATCGCGCGCTGGTCGAGCGGCAGGCGCTGTGCATGCAGCATCGCGGTCCGGATGACTGGGACGTGTGGTGCGAGGGACCGGTCGGACTGGGGCATCGCCGGCTCGCGATCGTCGATCTCTCGCCCGGCGGACATCAGCCGATGCCCAACGAGGACGGCTCTCTGTGGGTGACCTATAACGGCGAGCTCTACGGCTGGCCCGAGATCCGCGCCGAGCTGGCCTCGCGCGGCCACCGCTTCCGGGGTCTGAGCGACACCGAGGCGCTGCTCCATCTCTACGAGGAGCAGGGCACGAAGCTCTTCCCGCGCCTGCGCGGCATGTTCACCTTCGGGCTCTACGACCGGCCGCGGCGCCGGATCCTGCTCGGGCGCGATCGCTTCGGAATCAAGCCGCTCTACTACCACGACGACGGCAAGCGCCTGGTCTTCGCCTCCGAGCTGAAAGCGCTGATGCTCGACCCCACGGTGCCGCGGGAAGTTGACGAGCAGGCGCTGGCCGACTACCTCACGTTCCAATACGTGCCCGCGCCGCGCAGCATCTTCCGGGCGGTGAAGAAGCTGCCGGCCGGGCACTTCCTCACCTGTGACGCGAGCGGAGTGAAGGTCGAACGCTACTGGGCCCTTCCCGCCGAGCCCGATCGCGGGCATCCGCTCGAGTTCTATCGCGAGCGGTTGCGCGACCTGCTCGCCGAGGCGGTGCGCCTGCGGATGGTGGCCGACGTGCCGCTCGGCGCGTTCCTCTCGGGCGGCATCGATTCGAGCGTGGTGGTGGCACTGATGAGCGCCGCCAGCTCGAAACCCGTCAAGACGTTCAGCATCGGTTTCGAGGAGCAGGATTTCTCCGAACTCGAGCACGCCCGGGTGGTGGCGAAGCATCTCGGCACCGATCATCACGAGCAGGTGGTGCACCCGCAGGCGCTGGAATTGCTGCCACGGCTGGTGTGGGCGCTGGACGAGCCGTTCGCCGATCCTTCGATGATTCCGACCTTCTACGTGTCGGAGATGGCGCGCCGCCACGTCACGGTGGCTCTGTCGGGCGATGGTGGCGACGAAGCCTACGCGGGCTACACCACCTATGGCTGGGCGCAGCAGTACGCGCGCGTGGACCGCGTGCCGCAGGGGCTGCGCCGGCTGGTGGGCTACCCCGCGCGGCTGCTGCATCCCGATCACCCGCTCGGCCGCAAGCTGCAACGCGTGGCGCTCGACCCGGTGGGGCGCCATCTCGACGTGATGAGCTATTTTCCCCCGCGTGAACTGCAAGGCGTGCTGTCGGCGGGAATGCGCGCGCGGCTTGGCGGGCACGACCCCTATGCGGCGGCGCGGGCGATCCATCACGCCGCCGCAGGCCAGATGGGGGATCTGCCGGCGCTGGCCTATCTCGACGCGCTCACCTACATGACCGACGACGTGCTGGTGAAGGTGGACCGCACCTCGATGCAGCACTCGCTCGAGGCGCGCGTGCCCTTGATCGACCACCACGTGATGGAATTCGTGGCGCGCATCCCGTTCGAATACAAGCTGCGGGGCGGCGTGACCAAGTGGATCCTGCGCGAGAGCGTGCGCGACCTGCTCCCGGCCTCGATCCTCGCGCGCGGCAAGCAGGGCTTCGGCGTGCCGCTCGAGCACTGGTTTGGCGCCGACTTCGGGCGCATGGCGCGCGAGGTGCTCTACGACTCGCGCGCGCGCTCTCGCGGCTGGCTCGATCCCGCCGGGGTGCGCGCGGTGGTGGAGTCCCCCGGCATGCGCGATCAGCGCCGAGTGCGGCAGGTGTGGGCGCTCGTCTGTCTCGAGCTCTGGGCGCAGTGCTACCTCGATCGGCCGGCGGCGGCGCTCGACCAGCCGCTCGATACGCGCTCCTCGAACGCGCGTTTCCTGGGGACCCCGACCGCCGCATGAACCTGGGGTTCCTGATCGGGCGTTTTCCGCCCGGCGTCTATGGTGGCGCGGAAATCCAGGCCGAGCAGTGGGCCAGGCGGCTTTCCGATCGTCATCGAATTCGCGTGATCACGCGCAAGAATTCGGCCTCGGATTCCGACCGGGAAACGCGCGACGGCTTCGTGGTGATTCGCCATGGTGTCTCGGGGATACCGCTGCTCCGCACCGCGCTCGATCTGCGCGCCATCGAGCGCTCGGCGGCCGAGGAGCCACGCCCGGATCTCCTGCTCTGTTTCCAGACCTTTATCAGCGGCTATGCCGGCGTTCGCGTGCAGAAGAAGCTGGGCATCCCGGCAGTGGTGTGGGTGCGCGGTGAGGATGAGTACCGGTTGTCCCGGCCGAGGACGCGCAGCATCTCGCTCCCGGTATGGACCGCGGCGACTGGAGTGCTGGTGCAGAGCGAGGCCAATCGCGAGCTGCTGCTCGAGGCGGTTCGGCGCATCCGGCCCGCCGCCGAGGCGCAGGTGGCGGCCAAGCTGGCGGTGGTGCCGAACGGCATCGATTTGCCGGCGGCTTCGGCCCCGGAATCGCGCGGGCGCATTCTGGCGGTGGGGCGCCTGATCCACGACAAGGGCATGGACGTGGTGATCGATGCCGTGGCCGGCATGCAGGGACTGCTGACGATCGCGGGGGACGGCCCCGAACGAGCGTCGCTCGAGGCGCGAGCGCGGCACCACCAGCTCGACGTGCGATTCGAGGGCGCGGTGGATCGCTCGAGGCTCGAGCGTCTCTATCGGGAAGCGAGTTCTGTCGTGCTGGCTTCGCGGCGCGGTGAAGGACTGCCGAACGTGTTGCTCGAAGCCTTCGCCCATTCACGCGCCGTGGTGGCGACGCCGGTCGACGGCGTCCGCGATCTGGTGCGCGATGGCGTGAGCGGGTTGCTGGTGCCGCCGGGAGATCCACTCGCCCTCCGAGATGCGCTGGCGCGGCTCGCTCACGAGCGAGGGCTGGCCGAACGACTTGGCGCCGAGGGGCGGCGAACGGTCGAAGCGTATTCCTGGGATCGCGTCCGCCCGCAGCTCGAGGCCGCGCTCGAGCGATGGGCGGGTCCGGCCGCGGGCGCGGAGCGCCCATGACCGGCCGCGGCCGCATCTGCTTCTTCGCGCCTTATCTCTGGCCGTCGTTCAGCGACTGGCCGATCGAGTTCGCAGGCGGCGCCGAGGTGCAGCAGGCGGCGC
This genomic interval carries:
- the asnB gene encoding asparagine synthase (glutamine-hydrolyzing) gives rise to the protein MCGINGVFHYGSDTPADRALVERQALCMQHRGPDDWDVWCEGPVGLGHRRLAIVDLSPGGHQPMPNEDGSLWVTYNGELYGWPEIRAELASRGHRFRGLSDTEALLHLYEEQGTKLFPRLRGMFTFGLYDRPRRRILLGRDRFGIKPLYYHDDGKRLVFASELKALMLDPTVPREVDEQALADYLTFQYVPAPRSIFRAVKKLPAGHFLTCDASGVKVERYWALPAEPDRGHPLEFYRERLRDLLAEAVRLRMVADVPLGAFLSGGIDSSVVVALMSAASSKPVKTFSIGFEEQDFSELEHARVVAKHLGTDHHEQVVHPQALELLPRLVWALDEPFADPSMIPTFYVSEMARRHVTVALSGDGGDEAYAGYTTYGWAQQYARVDRVPQGLRRLVGYPARLLHPDHPLGRKLQRVALDPVGRHLDVMSYFPPRELQGVLSAGMRARLGGHDPYAAARAIHHAAAGQMGDLPALAYLDALTYMTDDVLVKVDRTSMQHSLEARVPLIDHHVMEFVARIPFEYKLRGGVTKWILRESVRDLLPASILARGKQGFGVPLEHWFGADFGRMAREVLYDSRARSRGWLDPAGVRAVVESPGMRDQRRVRQVWALVCLELWAQCYLDRPAAALDQPLDTRSSNARFLGTPTAA
- a CDS encoding glycosyltransferase family 4 protein, translating into MNLGFLIGRFPPGVYGGAEIQAEQWARRLSDRHRIRVITRKNSASDSDRETRDGFVVIRHGVSGIPLLRTALDLRAIERSAAEEPRPDLLLCFQTFISGYAGVRVQKKLGIPAVVWVRGEDEYRLSRPRTRSISLPVWTAATGVLVQSEANRELLLEAVRRIRPAAEAQVAAKLAVVPNGIDLPAASAPESRGRILAVGRLIHDKGMDVVIDAVAGMQGLLTIAGDGPERASLEARARHHQLDVRFEGAVDRSRLERLYREASSVVLASRRGEGLPNVLLEAFAHSRAVVATPVDGVRDLVRDGVSGLLVPPGDPLALRDALARLAHERGLAERLGAEGRRTVEAYSWDRVRPQLEAALERWAGPAAGAERP